The genomic DNA CTCACGGTCACCTCGACGATCGAGGCGATCAAGTCGATGGCGGGCAACGACATCCTGGACATCCGCGGCGAGGTCCACGACGAGGCGGGCGAGCATGTCGTGACCGCCTGGACCAAGCTCGTGGCCCGCGCGGCGGAGGAGAGCTGACATGACGGCGAAGATCGCGTACGACGACGTCGAGGTCGGCACCGAGCTGCCGGCGCAGACCTTCCCCGTGACCCGCGCCGCCCTCGTCCAGTACGCGGGCGCCTCCGGGGACTTCAACCCGATCCACTGGAACGAGAAGTTCGCCAAGGAGGTCGGACTCCCGGACGTCATCGCGCACGGCATGTTCACCATGGCCGAGGCGATCCGCGTGGTCACTGACTGGGCCGGTGACCCGGGCGCGGTCGTCGAGTACGGCGTCCGCTTCACCAAGCCGGTCGTCGTCCCGAACGACGACCAGGGCGCGACCGTCGAGGTCAGCGCCAAGGTCGCGGTCAAGCTCGACGACAACACGGTCCGCGTGGACCTGGTGGCGACGAGCGCCGGCCAGAAGGTGCTCGGGATGTCACGAGCGGTCGTACGACTGGCGTGAGCCGAGGTAAGGGGCGTCCGCCATTGCGGGCGCCCCTTACGTGTCGGACACCCCGGTGACTGGCAGTGACATCGCCGGCCCCGGGCCCGCCCGCTCATGTGCCGTGCCCCACACCCCTTGACTAAGTTAGTGATTGAGTACTAACTTTCTCGCATGGTCAGGATGAGCGCAGAAGAGAGGCGCGAGAGCGTCGTCCGCGCGGCGATCGCCGAGTTCGCGCAGCGGGGGTACTACGGCACCTCCACGGAGGCGATCGCCAAGCGCGTCGGTGTCTCGCAGCCGTATCTCTTCCGGCTCTTCCCGGGCAAGAAGGCGATGTTCGCGGCGGCCGCGCTCAGGTGTGTCGATGACGTGTGCCGGGTCATGGAGGAGTCGTCCAAGGGGCTGGAGGGCGAAGAGGCCCTGCATGCCATGGCCAATGGCTATGTGCGGCTCATCACGGAGCACCCCGAGAAGCTCCAGATGCAGATGCAGACGTACATCACGGTGGCCGCCGCCGAGGCGGAGGGCGACCACGAGTTCGGCGAGGCCGTACGGAAGGGCTGGCTGAAGCTCTGGGACGTCGTGCATCTGCCCCTGGGGGCGGATGTGGACCAGACCACGACCTTCCTGGCGTACGGAATGCTGATCAACACCCTTGCGGCCATGGGTTTTCCGCCGGAGCACCGGGTCTGGGAGGGGTTGTACCCGGAGGCCCGTGTCACCGGTCGGCTGGAGAAGTCGTAGCGGCAGGGGAGAGGCGGATTCTGCGCCTTTTCATGAGCGTCAAAGTTAGTCATCAATAACTAATCATCGGTACGAGCACCCTCTGGGGGAGCGATGTCAAAGCCAACGGAACGCCGCGGGGGAATGGTCTGGGCCCTCGTCATCACCAGCGTCGCCGGATTCATGGCGGCCCTGGACAACCTCGTCGTCACCACCGCCCTGCCGTCCATCCGCAAGGACCTCGGAGGCGCGCTGGGCGACCTGGAATGGACCGTGAGCGCCTACACGCTCACCTTCGCCGTCCTGCTGATGTTCGGCGCTGCGCTCGGCGACCGGTTCGGCCGCAGGCGGCTCTTCCTGGTCGGCATCACCGTCTTCACCGTCGCCTCGGCCGCCGCGGCCATGGCGCCCGGAATCGACTCCCTCATCGCGGCCCGCGCGGTCCAGGGCGTCGGCGCGGCGATCATGATGCCGCTGACACTGACCCTGCTGACGGCGGCCGTACCCGCCGCCAAGCGCGGGATGGCGTACGGCATATGGGGCGCGGTGAACGGACTCGCCGTCGCCTCCGGACCGCTCATCGGCGGCAGCCTCACCGAGCACATCTCCTGGCACTGGATCTTCTGGCTGAACGTCCCGCTGGGCCTGGCCCTGCTCCCGCTCGCCCGCCTGCGCCTGTCCGAGTCCCACGGCACCGGTGCCCCGCTCGACTTCCCCGGCACCCTGCTCGCCAGCGGCGGCCTCTTCGGCATCGTCTACGGCCTGGTCCGCGGGCCCGCCGACGGCTGGACCAGCTCGCTCGTCCTCACCGGGCTGTTCGCGGGGAGCGCGCTGTTCGCCGGGTTCGTCATCTACAGCGTCAACGCCAAGAACCCCATGCTCCCGATGCGGCTGTTCCGCTCCCGCGCCTTCTCCGGGATCAACGCCGCGAGCCTGCTGATGTTCCTCGGGATGTTCGGGTCGATCTTCCTGCTCAGCCAGTACATGCAGGGCGTCCTCGGCTACTCGCCCACCGAGGCGGGCCTGCGGATGCTCCCCTGGACCGGCATGCCGATGCTCGTCGCCCCCATCGCCGGCATCCTCTCCGACCGCATCGGCGGCCGCCCGGTCGTCGCCGCGGGCCTCTTCCTCCAGGCGGCAGGCCTCGGCTACATGTCCTACGTCGTCACCACCGACGTCTCCTACGGCGCCCAACTGCCCGGCCTGATCCTCAGCGGCATCGGCATGGCCCTGTTCTTCGCGCCGGCCTCCAACCTGGTCATGTCCAGCGTCCTCCCCCAGGAGCAGGGCATCGCCTCCGGCGCCAACAACGCGCTCCGCGAGGTGGGCGGCGCGCTCGGCATCGCCGTCATGGCGTCGATCTTCTCGGCCCAGGGCGGCTACCAGACCGCACAGACCTTCGTCGACGGCCTGAAGCCCGCGCTGGTCACCGGCGCGGCGGTGGTCGCCCTCGCAGGGGTCGCGACGCTGCTGATCCCGACCCGGCGGCGGGCGGCGGAGCTCGCGGCGGAGTCCGCCGAGTCGGCGGAGCGTGCGGAGCCGGCCGGGGCCGCCGCGTCCGACCCGGTACTGGAGAACGCCGGTCGCTGACCGGGCGGCGACCGGAACACCTTGCACGCACGCGTGGGCCCCGCTGTTGTCGGCGGGGCTCCACGCGTGCGTGCGCCCGGCTCTGACGGTGAGGCTCCACGCGTGCGTGCGTGCGTGCATGCACGCGTCCGGCTTCGGCGGCGAGTTCCACGGATGTGGGGGACCGGCTTTACTGCGGACGGTAGGGCGATGGCCGCCAGGGCCCCGCATGCGAGTGAGCGGCCTCCGACGGATGCGGCGCACCGGGCCGGGCGCAGGCCTCGCTGCCGGGAGCGGCGAGGGCGCCGAACGGCCGGCCACCCCCGCCACCCCGGACTTGTCAGTCCCGTCTCGTACGCTTGGCCCCGTGCAGGAACTCCACGACGCTCCCCTCGCCCCCCTCACCACCTTCCGGCTGGGCGGTCCCGCGGCCCGGTTGATCACCGCCGGCACCGACGCCGAGGTGATCGACGCCGTGCGCGAGGCCGATGACGCCGGGACGCCGTTGCTGGTCATCGGGGGCGGGTCGAACCTCGTCATCGGGGACAAGGGGTTCGAGGGCACGGCCCTGCGCATCGCCACCCGCGGGTTTGAACTCGAAGGCACGCGGCTGGAGTTGGCGGCCGGTGAGGTGTGGGCCGACGCCGTCGCCCGCACCGTGGAGGCCGGTCTCGCCGGTGTGGAGTGCCTCGCCGGGATTCCCGGGTCGGCCGGTGCGACCCCGATCCAGAACGTCGGGGCGTACGGCCAGGAGGTCTCCGCCACCATCACCGAGGTCGTCGCCTACGACCGCACCACCCGCGAGACGGTCACGCTCACCAACGAGGAGTGCGCCTTCTCCTACCGGCACAGCCGGTTCAAGGCCGAGCCCGAGCGGTATGTCGTGCTGCGCGTTCGCTTTGAACTGGAGGACGCAGATGGGCTGTCCGCGCCCGTGAAGTACGCCGAGACGGCCCGCGTCCTCGGCGTCGAACCCGGTGATCGGGTGCCGTTGGCGCAGGCCCGGGAGACCGTGCTCGCGTTGCGTGCCGGGAAGGGCATGGTGCTTGATCCCGAGGATCATGACACCTGGTCGGCCGGTTCCTTCTTCACCAATCCGATCCTCACCGACGCGCAGTTCACCGCGTTCCACGCGCGCGTGGAGGAGCGTCTCGGGGAGGGTGTGGAGCCGCCCGCGTACCCGGCGGGGGAGGGGCACACCAAGACCTCCGCCGCTTGGCTGATCGACAAGGCCGGCTTCACCAAGGGGTACGGCAGCGGGCCCGCCCGGATCTCCACCAAGCACACCCTCGCCCTCACCAACCGGGGCGAGGCGACCACGGCCGACCTGCTCGCCCTCGCGCGTGAGGTCGTCGCCGGGGTTCACGACGCCTTCGGGGTCACGCTCGTCAACGAACCGGTGACCGTCGGCGTCAGCCTCGACAGCCAGTAAGTCCGCCGCCCTCCGGCGACCTCAATAGGCCAGCCCTACCCCCTGCTTCACTGTCCGCGGTTCGTCCGTCATCGCCAGCATCGCGTGGGCGACATCGGCGCGGCCGATGAAGCGGCCCTTGTCCGGGAAGCCGCCCACGACCGTGCGGTACGTGCCGGTCAGCGGCTTGTTCTGCAGGCGTGGCGGGCGGACGCTCGTCCAGTCCGTGGCGCTGGCGGCGAGGGCCGCCTCCATCTCCCGCAGGTCGTCGTAGACGTCCTTCAGAAGGGCCGAGATCAGCCCGCGCGCGGTGCGGTCGAGGAACCCGGCGCCCTCCGGGGCCGGGCCGATCGGACCGGCGCTCACCACCAGCACCCGGCGCACCCCCTCCGCCTCCATGGCCGCCAGGACCGTACGCGTGAGCCGGGTCGCGACCCCCGCGTCCTTGCGGCTGCGGGCACCGAGCCCGGACAGGACCGCGTCCCGGCCCGCGACCGCCGGGCGTACCGCCTCCGGGTCGGTGAGGTCCGCGCGGAACACCTCAAGGCCCGCGCCCCGCACGGTCAGCCGCGCCGGGTCCCGTACGACCGCCGTGACCTCGTGGCCCGAGGCCAGCGCCTGGCGGACGATCTCCTGGCCGATGCCTCCAGTGGCACCGAAAACGGTGAGCTTCATGGCGTACTCCTTCCGCTCAACGAGGTGGGTAAGTGTTCACTCACCCCTGCCTCTCTCTAGAGTGGGTAAGTAATCACCCACCCGTCAAGCCCGAACGGACCGGCCATGGAATCCTTGGGCCCCATGCAGCAGAAACAGGCCCCGGAACCCGTCGCGCAGCAACCCGCCCGGGTCCGCATCCTCGACGCCGCCCACGAGTTGA from Streptomyces sp. NBC_01478 includes the following:
- a CDS encoding DHA2 family efflux MFS transporter permease subunit, which produces MSKPTERRGGMVWALVITSVAGFMAALDNLVVTTALPSIRKDLGGALGDLEWTVSAYTLTFAVLLMFGAALGDRFGRRRLFLVGITVFTVASAAAAMAPGIDSLIAARAVQGVGAAIMMPLTLTLLTAAVPAAKRGMAYGIWGAVNGLAVASGPLIGGSLTEHISWHWIFWLNVPLGLALLPLARLRLSESHGTGAPLDFPGTLLASGGLFGIVYGLVRGPADGWTSSLVLTGLFAGSALFAGFVIYSVNAKNPMLPMRLFRSRAFSGINAASLLMFLGMFGSIFLLSQYMQGVLGYSPTEAGLRMLPWTGMPMLVAPIAGILSDRIGGRPVVAAGLFLQAAGLGYMSYVVTTDVSYGAQLPGLILSGIGMALFFAPASNLVMSSVLPQEQGIASGANNALREVGGALGIAVMASIFSAQGGYQTAQTFVDGLKPALVTGAAVVALAGVATLLIPTRRRAAELAAESAESAERAEPAGAAASDPVLENAGR
- a CDS encoding MaoC family dehydratase, whose translation is MTAKIAYDDVEVGTELPAQTFPVTRAALVQYAGASGDFNPIHWNEKFAKEVGLPDVIAHGMFTMAEAIRVVTDWAGDPGAVVEYGVRFTKPVVVPNDDQGATVEVSAKVAVKLDDNTVRVDLVATSAGQKVLGMSRAVVRLA
- a CDS encoding UDP-N-acetylmuramate dehydrogenase, whose translation is MQELHDAPLAPLTTFRLGGPAARLITAGTDAEVIDAVREADDAGTPLLVIGGGSNLVIGDKGFEGTALRIATRGFELEGTRLELAAGEVWADAVARTVEAGLAGVECLAGIPGSAGATPIQNVGAYGQEVSATITEVVAYDRTTRETVTLTNEECAFSYRHSRFKAEPERYVVLRVRFELEDADGLSAPVKYAETARVLGVEPGDRVPLAQARETVLALRAGKGMVLDPEDHDTWSAGSFFTNPILTDAQFTAFHARVEERLGEGVEPPAYPAGEGHTKTSAAWLIDKAGFTKGYGSGPARISTKHTLALTNRGEATTADLLALAREVVAGVHDAFGVTLVNEPVTVGVSLDSQ
- a CDS encoding TetR/AcrR family transcriptional regulator, with protein sequence MVRMSAEERRESVVRAAIAEFAQRGYYGTSTEAIAKRVGVSQPYLFRLFPGKKAMFAAAALRCVDDVCRVMEESSKGLEGEEALHAMANGYVRLITEHPEKLQMQMQTYITVAAAEAEGDHEFGEAVRKGWLKLWDVVHLPLGADVDQTTTFLAYGMLINTLAAMGFPPEHRVWEGLYPEARVTGRLEKS
- a CDS encoding NAD(P)-dependent oxidoreductase, which translates into the protein MKLTVFGATGGIGQEIVRQALASGHEVTAVVRDPARLTVRGAGLEVFRADLTDPEAVRPAVAGRDAVLSGLGARSRKDAGVATRLTRTVLAAMEAEGVRRVLVVSAGPIGPAPEGAGFLDRTARGLISALLKDVYDDLREMEAALAASATDWTSVRPPRLQNKPLTGTYRTVVGGFPDKGRFIGRADVAHAMLAMTDEPRTVKQGVGLAY